From the Ciconia boyciana chromosome 24, ASM3463844v1, whole genome shotgun sequence genome, one window contains:
- the PCSK4 gene encoding proprotein convertase subtilisin/kexin type 4 isoform X13, with product MEGEPYYHFKHRGTRQKALSRHWGWNMRLTKEPKVLWFEQQTVKKRTKRSVSVVPTDPWFHKQWYMNNDIDPDLNILTAWSKGYTGLGVVLTVLDDGIEKDHPELSANYDPLASYDFNSNDPDPQPRYTTRDENRHGTRCAGEVAAAANNRICGAGVAYNAKVGGVRMLDGPITDMVEAQSLSLRPQHIHIYSASWGPEDDGKTVDGPGVLAAEAFYRGVTKGRGGLGSIFIWASGNGGLNYDNCNCDGYANSIYTLSVGSVLAGGQRPWYGEGCSAILTTTYSSRTTSEVQIVTTDLHHRCTDKHTGTSASAPLAAGMIALALEANPALTWRDLQHLVIRTSKPAHLQAEDWAVNGVGRKVSHHYGYGLLDAGLLVEMAKAWAGTQPQRRCSVKTLHAPRNIGSKLTISTDISSCSGRTKRIRSLEHVQVQLSLSYSRRGDLVIALTSPMGTTSTLVTVRPWAVTPGPPLLQPIRHQPAGLQGLDLHVHTLLGREPQRDLDAPAREQGRCLQHRSAGQLHPAPPRHRRGHDGQALCSLCRGRVHQAGCAGSVRGVRQLFVRLPALLPVLLPSALLRPYPESRRHERSPRLCQLPPLLLHVPGRFGQQLHGLSPHLHL from the exons ATGGAGGGAGAGCCTTATTATCATTTCAAACACCGCGGCACCAGGCAGAAAGCCTTAAGCAGACACTGGGGCTGGAATATGCGCCTGACAAAAGAGCCAAAG GTCCTCTGGTTTGAGCAGCAAACCGTAAAGAAGCGCACGAAGAGAAGCGTCAGCGTGGTGCCAACAGATCCCTGGTTCCATAAACAGTGGTACATG aaCAATGACATCGATCCCGATCTAAACATCCTCACTGCTTGGAGCAAAGGGTACACCGGGCTGGGGGTCGTGCTGACCGTCCTGGATGATGGGATCGAGAAGGACCATCCGGAGCTGTCGGCCAACTAC GACCCCCTGGCAAGTTACGACTTCAACAGCAACGACCCTGATCCCCAGCCCAGGTACACCACCAGGGATGAGAACCG GCACGGGACACGCTGTGCGGGAGAAGTGGCGGCTGCAGCCAACAACCGAATCTGCGGAGCAGGCGTTGCGTACAATGCCAAAGTCGGAG GTGTGCGGATGCTGGACGGTCCCATCACGGACATGGTGGAGGCTCAGTCCCTCAGCCTGCGCCCCCAGCACATCCACATCTACAGCGCCAGCTGGGGCCCCGAGGATGACGGGAAGACTGTGGATGGGCCAGGCGTGCTGGCCGCGGAGGCCTTCTACAGAGGGGTCACCAAA GGACGGGGTGGCCTCGGCTCCATCTTCATCTGGGCCTCCGGCAACGGCGGGCTCAACTACGACAACTGCAACTGTGACGGCTACGCCAACAGCATCTACACCCTGTCGGTGGGCAGCGTCCTGGCAGGCGGCCAGAGGCCCTGGTACGGCGAGGGCTGCTCCGCCATCCTCACCACCACCTACAGCAGCAGGACCACGAGCGAGGTGCAGATC GTGACCACCGACCTGCACCACCGCTGCACCGACAAGCACACGGGCACCTCCGCCTCGGCCCCGCTGGCTGCCGGAATGATCGCCCTCGCGCTGGAGGCCAA CCCAGCACTGACATGGCGTGACCTGCAGCATCTCGTCATCAGGACCTCCAAGCCTGCTCACCTGCAGGCAGAAGACTGGGCCGTGAACGGGGTCGGACGCAAGG TGAGCCACCACTATGGCTACGGGCTCCTGGACGCTGGTCTGCTGGTGGAGATGGCCAAGGCATGGGCAGGAACTCAGCCTCAGCGGAGGTGTTCGGTCAAGACTCTTCACGCCCCCCG GAACATCGGCTCCAAGCTCACCATCTCTACAGACATCTCCTCCTGCTCGGGGAGGACCAAGCGCATCCGCTCGCTGGAGCACGTCCAGGTCCAGCTCTCTCTGAGCTACAGCCGCAGGGGGGACCTGGTGATCGCTCTGACCAGCCCGATGGGGACCACGTCCACGCTGGTGACCGTGCG cccctgggcGGTCACTCCCggccctcctctcctccagcccatACGACACCAGCCAGCAGGGCTACAAGGACTGGACCTTCATGTCCACACACTTCTGGGACGAGAACCCCAACGGGACCTGGACGCTCCGGCTAGAGAACAAGGGCGATGCCTACAACACAG gtCTGCTGGCCAGCTTCATCCTGCACCTCCACGGCACAGACGAGGACATGACGGCCAGGCGCTTTGCAGCCTCTGCCGTGGACGAGTGCATCAGGCGGGATGCGCAGGGAGCGTGCGAGG AGTGCGGCAGCTCTTTGTACGCCTACCAGCGCTCCTGCCTGTCCTACTGCCCTCCGCGCTACTACGGCCGTACCCAGAGAGCCGCCGCCACGAACGCAGCCCACGTCTGTGCCAGCTGCCACCCCTCCTGCTACACGTGCCAGGGCGCTTCGGCCAACAACTGCACGGCCTGTCCCCCCACCTGCACCTTTGA
- the PCSK4 gene encoding proprotein convertase subtilisin/kexin type 4 isoform X11, translated as MEGEPYYHFKHRGTRQKALSRHWGWNMRLTKEPKVLWFEQQTVKKRTKRSVSVVPTDPWFHKQWYMNNDIDPDLNILTAWSKGYTGLGVVLTVLDDGIEKDHPELSANYDPLASYDFNSNDPDPQPRYTTRDENRHGTRCAGEVAAAANNRICGAGVAYNAKVGGVRMLDGPITDMVEAQSLSLRPQHIHIYSASWGPEDDGKTVDGPGVLAAEAFYRGVTKGRGGLGSIFIWASGNGGLNYDNCNCDGYANSIYTLSVGSVLAGGQRPWYGEGCSAILTTTYSSRTTSEVQIVTTDLHHRCTDKHTGTSASAPLAAGMIALALEANPALTWRDLQHLVIRTSKPAHLQAEDWAVNGVGRKVSHHYGYGLLDAGLLVEMAKAWAGTQPQRRCSVKTLHAPRNIGSKLTISTDISSCSGRTKRIRSLEHVQVQLSLSYSRRGDLVIALTSPMGTTSTLVTVRPWAVTPGPPLLQPIRHQPAGLQGLDLHVHTLLGREPQRDLDAPAREQGRCLQHRASSPTSTSLQIPHPGGWERSCHQHRVLSLLPPGLLASFILHLHGTDEDMTARRFAASAVDECIRRDAQGACEALLPVLLPSALLRPYPESRRHERSPRLCQLPPLLLHVPGRFGQQLHGLSPHLHL; from the exons ATGGAGGGAGAGCCTTATTATCATTTCAAACACCGCGGCACCAGGCAGAAAGCCTTAAGCAGACACTGGGGCTGGAATATGCGCCTGACAAAAGAGCCAAAG GTCCTCTGGTTTGAGCAGCAAACCGTAAAGAAGCGCACGAAGAGAAGCGTCAGCGTGGTGCCAACAGATCCCTGGTTCCATAAACAGTGGTACATG aaCAATGACATCGATCCCGATCTAAACATCCTCACTGCTTGGAGCAAAGGGTACACCGGGCTGGGGGTCGTGCTGACCGTCCTGGATGATGGGATCGAGAAGGACCATCCGGAGCTGTCGGCCAACTAC GACCCCCTGGCAAGTTACGACTTCAACAGCAACGACCCTGATCCCCAGCCCAGGTACACCACCAGGGATGAGAACCG GCACGGGACACGCTGTGCGGGAGAAGTGGCGGCTGCAGCCAACAACCGAATCTGCGGAGCAGGCGTTGCGTACAATGCCAAAGTCGGAG GTGTGCGGATGCTGGACGGTCCCATCACGGACATGGTGGAGGCTCAGTCCCTCAGCCTGCGCCCCCAGCACATCCACATCTACAGCGCCAGCTGGGGCCCCGAGGATGACGGGAAGACTGTGGATGGGCCAGGCGTGCTGGCCGCGGAGGCCTTCTACAGAGGGGTCACCAAA GGACGGGGTGGCCTCGGCTCCATCTTCATCTGGGCCTCCGGCAACGGCGGGCTCAACTACGACAACTGCAACTGTGACGGCTACGCCAACAGCATCTACACCCTGTCGGTGGGCAGCGTCCTGGCAGGCGGCCAGAGGCCCTGGTACGGCGAGGGCTGCTCCGCCATCCTCACCACCACCTACAGCAGCAGGACCACGAGCGAGGTGCAGATC GTGACCACCGACCTGCACCACCGCTGCACCGACAAGCACACGGGCACCTCCGCCTCGGCCCCGCTGGCTGCCGGAATGATCGCCCTCGCGCTGGAGGCCAA CCCAGCACTGACATGGCGTGACCTGCAGCATCTCGTCATCAGGACCTCCAAGCCTGCTCACCTGCAGGCAGAAGACTGGGCCGTGAACGGGGTCGGACGCAAGG TGAGCCACCACTATGGCTACGGGCTCCTGGACGCTGGTCTGCTGGTGGAGATGGCCAAGGCATGGGCAGGAACTCAGCCTCAGCGGAGGTGTTCGGTCAAGACTCTTCACGCCCCCCG GAACATCGGCTCCAAGCTCACCATCTCTACAGACATCTCCTCCTGCTCGGGGAGGACCAAGCGCATCCGCTCGCTGGAGCACGTCCAGGTCCAGCTCTCTCTGAGCTACAGCCGCAGGGGGGACCTGGTGATCGCTCTGACCAGCCCGATGGGGACCACGTCCACGCTGGTGACCGTGCG cccctgggcGGTCACTCCCggccctcctctcctccagcccatACGACACCAGCCAGCAGGGCTACAAGGACTGGACCTTCATGTCCACACACTTCTGGGACGAGAACCCCAACGGGACCTGGACGCTCCGGCTAGAGAACAAGGGCGATGCCTACAACACAG AGCTTCCAGCCCCACATCCACCAGCTTGCAGATCCCCCACCCTGGAGGATGGGAACGCAGCTGCCATCAGCACCGAGtcctgtccctcctgcccccaggtCTGCTGGCCAGCTTCATCCTGCACCTCCACGGCACAGACGAGGACATGACGGCCAGGCGCTTTGCAGCCTCTGCCGTGGACGAGTGCATCAGGCGGGATGCGCAGGGAGCGTGCGAGG CGCTCCTGCCTGTCCTACTGCCCTCCGCGCTACTACGGCCGTACCCAGAGAGCCGCCGCCACGAACGCAGCCCACGTCTGTGCCAGCTGCCACCCCTCCTGCTACACGTGCCAGGGCGCTTCGGCCAACAACTGCACGGCCTGTCCCCCCACCTGCACCTTTGA
- the PCSK4 gene encoding proprotein convertase subtilisin/kexin type 4 isoform X8 — protein MEGEPYYHFKHRGTRQKALSRHWGWNMRLTKEPKVLWFEQQTVKKRTKRSVSVVPTDPWFHKQWYMNNDIDPDLNILTAWSKGYTGLGVVLTVLDDGIEKDHPELSANYDPLASYDFNSNDPDPQPRYTTRDENRHGTRCAGEVAAAANNRICGAGVAYNAKVGGVRMLDGPITDMVEAQSLSLRPQHIHIYSASWGPEDDGKTVDGPGVLAAEAFYRGVTKGRGGLGSIFIWASGNGGLNYDNCNCDGYANSIYTLSVGSVLAGGQRPWYGEGCSAILTTTYSSRTTSEVQIVTTDLHHRCTDKHTGTSASAPLAAGMIALALEANPALTWRDLQHLVIRTSKPAHLQAEDWAVNGVGRKVSHHYGYGLLDAGLLVEMAKAWAGTQPQRRCSVKTLHAPRNIGSKLTISTDISSCSGRTKRIRSLEHVQVQLSLSYSRRGDLVIALTSPMGTTSTLVTVRPWAVTPGPPLLQPIRHQPAGLQGLDLHVHTLLGREPQRDLDAPAREQGRCLQHRALFFCRATFVLRASTQPGRGGNGLLSSMWPQSFQPHIHQLADPPPWRMGTQLPSAPSPVPPAPRSAGQLHPAPPRHRRGHDGQALCSLCRGRVHQAGCAGSVRGVRQLFVRLPALLPVLLPSALLRPYPESRRHERSPRLCQLPPLLLHVPGRFGQQLHGLSPHLHL, from the exons ATGGAGGGAGAGCCTTATTATCATTTCAAACACCGCGGCACCAGGCAGAAAGCCTTAAGCAGACACTGGGGCTGGAATATGCGCCTGACAAAAGAGCCAAAG GTCCTCTGGTTTGAGCAGCAAACCGTAAAGAAGCGCACGAAGAGAAGCGTCAGCGTGGTGCCAACAGATCCCTGGTTCCATAAACAGTGGTACATG aaCAATGACATCGATCCCGATCTAAACATCCTCACTGCTTGGAGCAAAGGGTACACCGGGCTGGGGGTCGTGCTGACCGTCCTGGATGATGGGATCGAGAAGGACCATCCGGAGCTGTCGGCCAACTAC GACCCCCTGGCAAGTTACGACTTCAACAGCAACGACCCTGATCCCCAGCCCAGGTACACCACCAGGGATGAGAACCG GCACGGGACACGCTGTGCGGGAGAAGTGGCGGCTGCAGCCAACAACCGAATCTGCGGAGCAGGCGTTGCGTACAATGCCAAAGTCGGAG GTGTGCGGATGCTGGACGGTCCCATCACGGACATGGTGGAGGCTCAGTCCCTCAGCCTGCGCCCCCAGCACATCCACATCTACAGCGCCAGCTGGGGCCCCGAGGATGACGGGAAGACTGTGGATGGGCCAGGCGTGCTGGCCGCGGAGGCCTTCTACAGAGGGGTCACCAAA GGACGGGGTGGCCTCGGCTCCATCTTCATCTGGGCCTCCGGCAACGGCGGGCTCAACTACGACAACTGCAACTGTGACGGCTACGCCAACAGCATCTACACCCTGTCGGTGGGCAGCGTCCTGGCAGGCGGCCAGAGGCCCTGGTACGGCGAGGGCTGCTCCGCCATCCTCACCACCACCTACAGCAGCAGGACCACGAGCGAGGTGCAGATC GTGACCACCGACCTGCACCACCGCTGCACCGACAAGCACACGGGCACCTCCGCCTCGGCCCCGCTGGCTGCCGGAATGATCGCCCTCGCGCTGGAGGCCAA CCCAGCACTGACATGGCGTGACCTGCAGCATCTCGTCATCAGGACCTCCAAGCCTGCTCACCTGCAGGCAGAAGACTGGGCCGTGAACGGGGTCGGACGCAAGG TGAGCCACCACTATGGCTACGGGCTCCTGGACGCTGGTCTGCTGGTGGAGATGGCCAAGGCATGGGCAGGAACTCAGCCTCAGCGGAGGTGTTCGGTCAAGACTCTTCACGCCCCCCG GAACATCGGCTCCAAGCTCACCATCTCTACAGACATCTCCTCCTGCTCGGGGAGGACCAAGCGCATCCGCTCGCTGGAGCACGTCCAGGTCCAGCTCTCTCTGAGCTACAGCCGCAGGGGGGACCTGGTGATCGCTCTGACCAGCCCGATGGGGACCACGTCCACGCTGGTGACCGTGCG cccctgggcGGTCACTCCCggccctcctctcctccagcccatACGACACCAGCCAGCAGGGCTACAAGGACTGGACCTTCATGTCCACACACTTCTGGGACGAGAACCCCAACGGGACCTGGACGCTCCGGCTAGAGAACAAGGGCGATGCCTACAACACAG AGCCCTCTTTTTCTGCAGGGCCACGTTTGTTTTGAGGGCCAGCACACAGCCAGGAAGGGGTGGCAATGGCTTGCTCTCCTCCATGTGGCCCCAGAGCTTCCAGCCCCACATCCACCAGCTTGCAGATCCCCCACCCTGGAGGATGGGAACGCAGCTGCCATCAGCACCGAGtcctgtccctcctgcccccaggtCTGCTGGCCAGCTTCATCCTGCACCTCCACGGCACAGACGAGGACATGACGGCCAGGCGCTTTGCAGCCTCTGCCGTGGACGAGTGCATCAGGCGGGATGCGCAGGGAGCGTGCGAGG AGTGCGGCAGCTCTTTGTACGCCTACCAGCGCTCCTGCCTGTCCTACTGCCCTCCGCGCTACTACGGCCGTACCCAGAGAGCCGCCGCCACGAACGCAGCCCACGTCTGTGCCAGCTGCCACCCCTCCTGCTACACGTGCCAGGGCGCTTCGGCCAACAACTGCACGGCCTGTCCCCCCACCTGCACCTTTGA
- the PCSK4 gene encoding proprotein convertase subtilisin/kexin type 4 isoform X14: MEGEPYYHFKHRGTRQKALSRHWGWNMRLTKEPKVLWFEQQTVKKRTKRSVSVVPTDPWFHKQWYMNNDIDPDLNILTAWSKGYTGLGVVLTVLDDGIEKDHPELSANYDPLASYDFNSNDPDPQPRYTTRDENRHGTRCAGEVAAAANNRICGAGVAYNAKVGGVRMLDGPITDMVEAQSLSLRPQHIHIYSASWGPEDDGKTVDGPGVLAAEAFYRGVTKGRGGLGSIFIWASGNGGLNYDNCNCDGYANSIYTLSVGSVLAGGQRPWYGEGCSAILTTTYSSRTTSEVQIVTTDLHHRCTDKHTGTSASAPLAAGMIALALEANPALTWRDLQHLVIRTSKPAHLQAEDWAVNGVGRKVSHHYGYGLLDAGLLVEMAKAWAGTQPQRRCSVKTLHAPRNIGSKLTISTDISSCSGRTKRIRSLEHVQVQLSLSYSRRGDLVIALTSPMGTTSTLVTVRPWAVTPGPPLLQPIRHQPAGLQGLDLHVHTLLGREPQRDLDAPAREQGRCLQHSNLLACPLPAPPGHGVWPEPSFSAGPRLF, from the exons ATGGAGGGAGAGCCTTATTATCATTTCAAACACCGCGGCACCAGGCAGAAAGCCTTAAGCAGACACTGGGGCTGGAATATGCGCCTGACAAAAGAGCCAAAG GTCCTCTGGTTTGAGCAGCAAACCGTAAAGAAGCGCACGAAGAGAAGCGTCAGCGTGGTGCCAACAGATCCCTGGTTCCATAAACAGTGGTACATG aaCAATGACATCGATCCCGATCTAAACATCCTCACTGCTTGGAGCAAAGGGTACACCGGGCTGGGGGTCGTGCTGACCGTCCTGGATGATGGGATCGAGAAGGACCATCCGGAGCTGTCGGCCAACTAC GACCCCCTGGCAAGTTACGACTTCAACAGCAACGACCCTGATCCCCAGCCCAGGTACACCACCAGGGATGAGAACCG GCACGGGACACGCTGTGCGGGAGAAGTGGCGGCTGCAGCCAACAACCGAATCTGCGGAGCAGGCGTTGCGTACAATGCCAAAGTCGGAG GTGTGCGGATGCTGGACGGTCCCATCACGGACATGGTGGAGGCTCAGTCCCTCAGCCTGCGCCCCCAGCACATCCACATCTACAGCGCCAGCTGGGGCCCCGAGGATGACGGGAAGACTGTGGATGGGCCAGGCGTGCTGGCCGCGGAGGCCTTCTACAGAGGGGTCACCAAA GGACGGGGTGGCCTCGGCTCCATCTTCATCTGGGCCTCCGGCAACGGCGGGCTCAACTACGACAACTGCAACTGTGACGGCTACGCCAACAGCATCTACACCCTGTCGGTGGGCAGCGTCCTGGCAGGCGGCCAGAGGCCCTGGTACGGCGAGGGCTGCTCCGCCATCCTCACCACCACCTACAGCAGCAGGACCACGAGCGAGGTGCAGATC GTGACCACCGACCTGCACCACCGCTGCACCGACAAGCACACGGGCACCTCCGCCTCGGCCCCGCTGGCTGCCGGAATGATCGCCCTCGCGCTGGAGGCCAA CCCAGCACTGACATGGCGTGACCTGCAGCATCTCGTCATCAGGACCTCCAAGCCTGCTCACCTGCAGGCAGAAGACTGGGCCGTGAACGGGGTCGGACGCAAGG TGAGCCACCACTATGGCTACGGGCTCCTGGACGCTGGTCTGCTGGTGGAGATGGCCAAGGCATGGGCAGGAACTCAGCCTCAGCGGAGGTGTTCGGTCAAGACTCTTCACGCCCCCCG GAACATCGGCTCCAAGCTCACCATCTCTACAGACATCTCCTCCTGCTCGGGGAGGACCAAGCGCATCCGCTCGCTGGAGCACGTCCAGGTCCAGCTCTCTCTGAGCTACAGCCGCAGGGGGGACCTGGTGATCGCTCTGACCAGCCCGATGGGGACCACGTCCACGCTGGTGACCGTGCG cccctgggcGGTCACTCCCggccctcctctcctccagcccatACGACACCAGCCAGCAGGGCTACAAGGACTGGACCTTCATGTCCACACACTTCTGGGACGAGAACCCCAACGGGACCTGGACGCTCCGGCTAGAGAACAAGGGCGATGCCTACAACACAG CAACTTGTTGGCTTGtcctcttcctgctcctcctgggcaCGGGGTCTGGCCAGAGCCCTCTTTTTCTGCAGGGCCACGTTTGTTTTGA
- the PCSK4 gene encoding proprotein convertase subtilisin/kexin type 4 isoform X16: MEGEPYYHFKHRGTRQKALSRHWGWNMRLTKEPKVLWFEQQTVKKRTKRSVSVVPTDPWFHKQWYMNNDIDPDLNILTAWSKGYTGLGVVLTVLDDGIEKDHPELSANYDPLASYDFNSNDPDPQPRYTTRDENRHGTRCAGEVAAAANNRICGAGVAYNAKVGGVRMLDGPITDMVEAQSLSLRPQHIHIYSASWGPEDDGKTVDGPGVLAAEAFYRGVTKGRGGLGSIFIWASGNGGLNYDNCNCDGYANSIYTLSVGSVLAGGQRPWYGEGCSAILTTTYSSRTTSEVQIVTTDLHHRCTDKHTGTSASAPLAAGMIALALEANPALTWRDLQHLVIRTSKPAHLQAEDWAVNGVGRKVSHHYGYGLLDAGLLVEMAKAWAGTQPQRRCSVKTLHAPRNIGSKLTISTDISSCSGRTKRIRSLEHVQVQLSLSYSRRGDLVIALTSPMGTTSTLVTVRPYDTSQQGYKDWTFMSTHFWDENPNGTWTLRLENKGDAYNTGPRLF, translated from the exons ATGGAGGGAGAGCCTTATTATCATTTCAAACACCGCGGCACCAGGCAGAAAGCCTTAAGCAGACACTGGGGCTGGAATATGCGCCTGACAAAAGAGCCAAAG GTCCTCTGGTTTGAGCAGCAAACCGTAAAGAAGCGCACGAAGAGAAGCGTCAGCGTGGTGCCAACAGATCCCTGGTTCCATAAACAGTGGTACATG aaCAATGACATCGATCCCGATCTAAACATCCTCACTGCTTGGAGCAAAGGGTACACCGGGCTGGGGGTCGTGCTGACCGTCCTGGATGATGGGATCGAGAAGGACCATCCGGAGCTGTCGGCCAACTAC GACCCCCTGGCAAGTTACGACTTCAACAGCAACGACCCTGATCCCCAGCCCAGGTACACCACCAGGGATGAGAACCG GCACGGGACACGCTGTGCGGGAGAAGTGGCGGCTGCAGCCAACAACCGAATCTGCGGAGCAGGCGTTGCGTACAATGCCAAAGTCGGAG GTGTGCGGATGCTGGACGGTCCCATCACGGACATGGTGGAGGCTCAGTCCCTCAGCCTGCGCCCCCAGCACATCCACATCTACAGCGCCAGCTGGGGCCCCGAGGATGACGGGAAGACTGTGGATGGGCCAGGCGTGCTGGCCGCGGAGGCCTTCTACAGAGGGGTCACCAAA GGACGGGGTGGCCTCGGCTCCATCTTCATCTGGGCCTCCGGCAACGGCGGGCTCAACTACGACAACTGCAACTGTGACGGCTACGCCAACAGCATCTACACCCTGTCGGTGGGCAGCGTCCTGGCAGGCGGCCAGAGGCCCTGGTACGGCGAGGGCTGCTCCGCCATCCTCACCACCACCTACAGCAGCAGGACCACGAGCGAGGTGCAGATC GTGACCACCGACCTGCACCACCGCTGCACCGACAAGCACACGGGCACCTCCGCCTCGGCCCCGCTGGCTGCCGGAATGATCGCCCTCGCGCTGGAGGCCAA CCCAGCACTGACATGGCGTGACCTGCAGCATCTCGTCATCAGGACCTCCAAGCCTGCTCACCTGCAGGCAGAAGACTGGGCCGTGAACGGGGTCGGACGCAAGG TGAGCCACCACTATGGCTACGGGCTCCTGGACGCTGGTCTGCTGGTGGAGATGGCCAAGGCATGGGCAGGAACTCAGCCTCAGCGGAGGTGTTCGGTCAAGACTCTTCACGCCCCCCG GAACATCGGCTCCAAGCTCACCATCTCTACAGACATCTCCTCCTGCTCGGGGAGGACCAAGCGCATCCGCTCGCTGGAGCACGTCCAGGTCCAGCTCTCTCTGAGCTACAGCCGCAGGGGGGACCTGGTGATCGCTCTGACCAGCCCGATGGGGACCACGTCCACGCTGGTGACCGTGCG cccatACGACACCAGCCAGCAGGGCTACAAGGACTGGACCTTCATGTCCACACACTTCTGGGACGAGAACCCCAACGGGACCTGGACGCTCCGGCTAGAGAACAAGGGCGATGCCTACAACACAG GGCCACGTTTGTTTTGA
- the PCSK4 gene encoding proprotein convertase subtilisin/kexin type 4 isoform X15: MEGEPYYHFKHRGTRQKALSRHWGWNMRLTKEPKVLWFEQQTVKKRTKRSVSVVPTDPWFHKQWYMNNDIDPDLNILTAWSKGYTGLGVVLTVLDDGIEKDHPELSANYDPLASYDFNSNDPDPQPRYTTRDENRHGTRCAGEVAAAANNRICGAGVAYNAKVGGVRMLDGPITDMVEAQSLSLRPQHIHIYSASWGPEDDGKTVDGPGVLAAEAFYRGVTKGRGGLGSIFIWASGNGGLNYDNCNCDGYANSIYTLSVGSVLAGGQRPWYGEGCSAILTTTYSSRTTSEVQIVTTDLHHRCTDKHTGTSASAPLAAGMIALALEANPALTWRDLQHLVIRTSKPAHLQAEDWAVNGVGRKVSHHYGYGLLDAGLLVEMAKAWAGTQPQRRCSVKTLHAPRNIGSKLTISTDISSCSGRTKRIRSLEHVQVQLSLSYSRRGDLVIALTSPMGTTSTLVTVRPYDTSQQGYKDWTFMSTHFWDENPNGTWTLRLENKGDAYNTEPSFSAGPRLF; this comes from the exons ATGGAGGGAGAGCCTTATTATCATTTCAAACACCGCGGCACCAGGCAGAAAGCCTTAAGCAGACACTGGGGCTGGAATATGCGCCTGACAAAAGAGCCAAAG GTCCTCTGGTTTGAGCAGCAAACCGTAAAGAAGCGCACGAAGAGAAGCGTCAGCGTGGTGCCAACAGATCCCTGGTTCCATAAACAGTGGTACATG aaCAATGACATCGATCCCGATCTAAACATCCTCACTGCTTGGAGCAAAGGGTACACCGGGCTGGGGGTCGTGCTGACCGTCCTGGATGATGGGATCGAGAAGGACCATCCGGAGCTGTCGGCCAACTAC GACCCCCTGGCAAGTTACGACTTCAACAGCAACGACCCTGATCCCCAGCCCAGGTACACCACCAGGGATGAGAACCG GCACGGGACACGCTGTGCGGGAGAAGTGGCGGCTGCAGCCAACAACCGAATCTGCGGAGCAGGCGTTGCGTACAATGCCAAAGTCGGAG GTGTGCGGATGCTGGACGGTCCCATCACGGACATGGTGGAGGCTCAGTCCCTCAGCCTGCGCCCCCAGCACATCCACATCTACAGCGCCAGCTGGGGCCCCGAGGATGACGGGAAGACTGTGGATGGGCCAGGCGTGCTGGCCGCGGAGGCCTTCTACAGAGGGGTCACCAAA GGACGGGGTGGCCTCGGCTCCATCTTCATCTGGGCCTCCGGCAACGGCGGGCTCAACTACGACAACTGCAACTGTGACGGCTACGCCAACAGCATCTACACCCTGTCGGTGGGCAGCGTCCTGGCAGGCGGCCAGAGGCCCTGGTACGGCGAGGGCTGCTCCGCCATCCTCACCACCACCTACAGCAGCAGGACCACGAGCGAGGTGCAGATC GTGACCACCGACCTGCACCACCGCTGCACCGACAAGCACACGGGCACCTCCGCCTCGGCCCCGCTGGCTGCCGGAATGATCGCCCTCGCGCTGGAGGCCAA CCCAGCACTGACATGGCGTGACCTGCAGCATCTCGTCATCAGGACCTCCAAGCCTGCTCACCTGCAGGCAGAAGACTGGGCCGTGAACGGGGTCGGACGCAAGG TGAGCCACCACTATGGCTACGGGCTCCTGGACGCTGGTCTGCTGGTGGAGATGGCCAAGGCATGGGCAGGAACTCAGCCTCAGCGGAGGTGTTCGGTCAAGACTCTTCACGCCCCCCG GAACATCGGCTCCAAGCTCACCATCTCTACAGACATCTCCTCCTGCTCGGGGAGGACCAAGCGCATCCGCTCGCTGGAGCACGTCCAGGTCCAGCTCTCTCTGAGCTACAGCCGCAGGGGGGACCTGGTGATCGCTCTGACCAGCCCGATGGGGACCACGTCCACGCTGGTGACCGTGCG cccatACGACACCAGCCAGCAGGGCTACAAGGACTGGACCTTCATGTCCACACACTTCTGGGACGAGAACCCCAACGGGACCTGGACGCTCCGGCTAGAGAACAAGGGCGATGCCTACAACACAG AGCCCTCTTTTTCTGCAGGGCCACGTTTGTTTTGA